The Thioalbus denitrificans genome includes a window with the following:
- a CDS encoding HugZ family protein: MAMDREDERLLAELLRGQRWGALATAAADGPLASMVAYVAEPGCSGLLLHLSRLAAHTRNLRADPRASLVIGAPDGGEGDPQTLPRVTLSGTVEIVERDAVDYATARERYLQRLPGAEPRFGFGDFGLFRLRPREARYVGGFGRAWTLGPETLARLCQGGA, translated from the coding sequence ATGGCCATGGATCGCGAGGACGAACGGCTGCTGGCGGAACTGCTGCGCGGGCAGCGCTGGGGGGCGCTGGCCACCGCCGCGGCGGATGGGCCGCTCGCATCCATGGTGGCGTACGTCGCCGAGCCGGGCTGCTCCGGCCTGCTGCTGCACCTGAGCCGGCTGGCGGCCCATACCCGCAACCTGCGCGCCGATCCCCGGGCCTCGCTGGTCATCGGCGCGCCCGACGGCGGGGAGGGCGATCCCCAGACCCTGCCGCGGGTCACCCTGAGCGGCACGGTGGAGATCGTGGAGCGGGACGCGGTGGATTACGCCACGGCCCGGGAGCGCTACCTGCAGCGCCTGCCCGGCGCCGAGCCCCGGTTCGGCTTCGGCGACTTCGGCCTGTTCCGCCTGCGCCCCCGGGAGGCCCGCTACGTGGGCGGCTTCGGCCGTGCCTGGACCCTCGGTCCCGAGACCCTGGCGCGGCTCTGTCAGGGTGGTGCGTGA